A window of the Desulfobacula toluolica Tol2 genome harbors these coding sequences:
- the hutI gene encoding imidazolonepropionase, with protein sequence MKNLLPDKIDTLFINCHLATMANTSLCAIKKGALAVTGKTISWVGKEKELPKNFKGRCQKIIDCKNGWILPGFVDCHTHLVWAGSRSNEFEMRLAGATYEEISKKGGGIFSTVKATRNASTEHLFGLAAKRVNALLKNGITTIEIKSGYGLNLETELKILKVIQRLDNHFPLHIEATFLGAHALPQEFVNNPDGYIDLVTRTMLPKVKSQAIATTVDVFCEHIAFSLDQTQKVFETAKDLGLNIKLHAEQLSDSNGAALAAQFNALSCDHLEYLSLSGAQKMALQNVTAVLLPGAFYFLKQTQKPPVNIFRDLKIPMALATDLNPGSSPVHSMTLILNMGCMLFGLTCEEALLGATINGAKALGLDCSKGSLETGKDADLVVWDIDTPADLCYLAGLSPSNIVMIKGLIHHD encoded by the coding sequence TTGAAAAACCTGCTGCCGGATAAAATCGATACTCTTTTTATCAATTGTCACCTGGCCACCATGGCCAACACTTCCCTTTGCGCGATTAAAAAGGGTGCCCTGGCTGTCACCGGTAAAACCATTTCATGGGTGGGTAAAGAAAAAGAGCTGCCAAAAAATTTTAAAGGCAGATGCCAAAAAATTATCGACTGCAAAAACGGCTGGATTCTGCCGGGCTTTGTGGACTGCCATACCCACCTGGTCTGGGCAGGCTCCAGGTCCAATGAGTTTGAAATGCGACTTGCAGGAGCCACATATGAAGAGATTTCAAAAAAAGGCGGCGGCATCTTTTCTACAGTCAAAGCCACGCGCAACGCCTCAACAGAACACTTATTCGGCCTGGCCGCAAAACGTGTAAACGCTTTGTTGAAAAATGGTATCACAACAATTGAAATCAAATCCGGCTACGGGCTTAACCTTGAAACCGAATTGAAAATACTCAAAGTCATCCAGCGCCTGGACAACCACTTCCCTCTGCACATAGAGGCAACGTTTTTAGGGGCACATGCCCTGCCCCAAGAATTTGTCAACAACCCGGACGGTTATATTGATCTTGTAACCCGAACCATGCTGCCGAAAGTTAAATCCCAGGCCATTGCAACAACAGTTGATGTATTTTGCGAACATATCGCCTTTTCCCTGGATCAGACCCAAAAAGTGTTTGAAACGGCAAAGGATCTTGGATTGAATATCAAACTTCATGCAGAACAATTATCCGATTCCAATGGTGCTGCTCTTGCCGCACAATTCAATGCCCTGTCATGTGATCACCTGGAGTATCTGTCTTTGTCCGGGGCACAAAAAATGGCCCTTCAGAATGTGACTGCAGTTCTTTTACCCGGTGCCTTCTACTTTTTAAAGCAAACACAAAAGCCACCCGTGAATATCTTCAGGGATCTTAAAATTCCCATGGCCCTGGCCACGGATCTGAATCCCGGTTCCAGCCCGGTTCACTCCATGACACTCATCTTGAATATGGGCTGTATGCTGTTTGGCCTGACCTGTGAAGAAGCTTTGCTTGGAGCCACCATAAACGGCGCAAAAGCCCTGGGTCTTGACTGTTCAAAGGGCAGCCTTGAAACCGGCAAGGATGCCGATCTTGTGGTCTGGGATATTGATACCCCTGCAGATCTCTGTTATCTTGCCGGGCTGAGTCCCAGTAACATTGTCATGATAAAAGGTCTCATACACCACGACTAA
- a CDS encoding enoyl-CoA hydratase-related protein, with translation MSFENIILEVADPVATIFFNRPKALNALNNALFDELDIALDQIRENKDIRVLVLTGAGDKSFVAGADIAELSQMSPLQGKFFSRRGQKIFSKIEDLPIPVIAAVNGFALGGGSEAALACDFIYASEKALFGLPEITLGLIPGFGGTQRLARVVGINRAKELIFIGKPIKAQEAMEYGMVNKICEPDKLMEEVLKTANLIAARGKVALRSAKEVIQSGLNTDLETGCKIENDVFGLNMASEDAKEGTSAFLEKRKPVFKGELY, from the coding sequence ATGTCTTTTGAAAACATTATTCTTGAGGTTGCCGACCCTGTTGCAACCATATTTTTTAACAGACCCAAAGCTTTAAATGCACTGAATAATGCCCTGTTTGATGAATTGGACATTGCCCTTGACCAGATAAGGGAAAACAAGGATATCAGGGTTCTTGTCCTGACCGGTGCAGGAGACAAATCATTTGTCGCAGGAGCAGACATTGCAGAACTCTCTCAAATGAGTCCCCTACAAGGAAAATTTTTTTCACGCAGAGGACAGAAAATTTTTTCCAAAATTGAAGACCTTCCCATTCCGGTCATTGCAGCAGTAAATGGATTTGCCCTGGGAGGCGGTTCTGAAGCAGCTCTTGCCTGTGATTTTATCTATGCATCGGAAAAAGCGCTTTTCGGGTTGCCTGAAATCACCCTGGGATTGATTCCAGGCTTTGGCGGAACACAGAGACTGGCAAGAGTTGTTGGTATAAACCGTGCAAAAGAACTGATCTTTATCGGGAAACCCATCAAGGCACAAGAGGCTATGGAATACGGTATGGTCAACAAAATCTGCGAACCCGATAAACTCATGGAAGAGGTCTTGAAAACCGCAAATCTCATTGCCGCAAGGGGAAAAGTAGCCTTAAGGTCTGCAAAAGAAGTCATTCAAAGCGGCCTGAATACAGACCTTGAAACCGGATGTAAAATTGAAAATGATGTGTTTGGCCTCAACATGGCCAGCGAAGATGCAAAAGAAGGGACAAGTGCCTTTCTTGAAAAAAGAAAACCCGTGTTCAAAGGAGAACTTTATTAA
- a CDS encoding N-acetylmuramoyl-L-alanine amidase, with product MRRFKPLIRSISFFMMLFSGVFIFPANGPADTAKGKYLIADSCYKKLRNSPVKKRLESEWLNCISRYESIYKLHPRSSWAPAGMYKAAQLYLTLSKLSGKKSHKSQAEDLLARINNKYPESAYGKRAKSLLKSIDANPKLYTKEIRHLKSKKNLTKNDSLIKKFNQAQKQAIEKKSSLNKPHYQKPSAIKPVPVKEIFSRDTTIADLRFWSNPEYTRIVVNADKESDYSHRLLKKDPGIDKPFQRLYIDIEQSKLGNGVAEYTPINDNLLKQARAGQYLPHTVRVVIDIKSFENYKIFSLKDPFRIVIDVWGKGSNGGTVPPSGQRIASLGKPEKPEKFSRITTDNLKSSDIARQLALGVNKIVIDPGHGGADPGAPGYFKNVWEKDIVLKLAKKLAGILRERLNCTVLLTRSTDKKLTLEERTAIANTKKADLFISLHCNAAKNRRAKGIETYILNLATDEQAIAVAARENATSEKNISDLEYILSDLMKHAKIEESTRLANVVHNSFVNGMKKRYSGITDLGVKQAPFYVLLGARMPSILVEASFLSNKTECKRLMSDSYQTSICNAIADGVTKYIDATNPKQL from the coding sequence ATGCGCAGGTTTAAACCATTAATACGGTCAATCTCTTTTTTTATGATGCTCTTTTCAGGTGTTTTTATTTTCCCGGCAAACGGACCAGCCGATACTGCCAAAGGAAAGTATCTTATAGCAGACTCCTGCTATAAAAAGCTTCGAAATTCTCCTGTCAAAAAGAGGCTTGAATCAGAATGGCTCAACTGTATCAGCCGGTATGAAAGCATATATAAACTTCATCCGAGAAGTTCCTGGGCACCCGCAGGAATGTACAAGGCAGCCCAGCTTTATTTAACCCTCTCCAAATTATCCGGCAAAAAAAGCCACAAAAGCCAGGCCGAAGACCTTCTTGCACGAATCAATAACAAATACCCTGAAAGCGCTTATGGCAAAAGGGCTAAATCACTTCTCAAGTCGATAGATGCCAACCCGAAGCTCTATACAAAAGAAATCAGACACCTTAAATCAAAAAAAAATCTGACCAAAAACGACAGCCTTATCAAAAAATTTAATCAGGCTCAAAAACAAGCCATTGAAAAAAAATCAAGCCTTAATAAGCCCCACTATCAAAAACCGTCTGCCATAAAACCTGTGCCGGTAAAAGAAATTTTTTCAAGAGACACAACTATTGCAGATCTGCGGTTCTGGTCCAACCCTGAATATACCAGGATTGTCGTCAATGCTGATAAAGAAAGCGATTATTCCCACAGGCTTTTAAAAAAAGATCCGGGCATTGATAAGCCTTTTCAGCGACTATATATTGATATTGAGCAATCAAAACTTGGCAACGGGGTTGCCGAATATACCCCTATCAATGACAATCTGTTAAAACAGGCCAGGGCCGGGCAGTATCTGCCCCATACAGTCAGAGTTGTGATTGATATCAAATCATTTGAAAATTATAAAATTTTCTCTTTAAAAGATCCGTTCAGGATTGTTATTGATGTCTGGGGAAAGGGTTCTAATGGTGGAACTGTTCCTCCGTCGGGTCAGCGCATCGCAAGTCTGGGCAAACCTGAAAAACCTGAAAAATTTTCCAGGATCACAACAGACAATTTAAAATCCTCCGATATCGCACGGCAGCTGGCATTGGGGGTAAACAAAATAGTTATTGATCCGGGTCATGGCGGCGCAGATCCGGGAGCTCCGGGATATTTTAAAAATGTCTGGGAAAAAGATATTGTTTTAAAACTGGCCAAAAAATTAGCCGGCATTTTAAGGGAACGCTTAAACTGCACTGTGCTGCTGACACGGTCAACCGACAAGAAACTGACCCTTGAGGAAAGAACCGCCATTGCCAACACAAAAAAAGCGGATCTGTTTATCTCGCTTCATTGCAATGCAGCAAAAAACAGGCGCGCCAAGGGTATTGAAACTTATATCTTAAACCTTGCCACTGATGAGCAGGCCATTGCAGTGGCAGCCAGGGAAAATGCAACATCTGAAAAAAATATCTCGGATCTGGAATATATTTTAAGTGATTTAATGAAGCATGCCAAAATTGAGGAATCCACACGGCTTGCCAATGTGGTGCATAATTCTTTTGTAAACGGAATGAAAAAAAGATATTCAGGCATTACGGATTTAGGCGTTAAACAGGCCCCCTTTTATGTCTTATTAGGTGCCCGAATGCCATCCATCCTGGTGGAAGCATCCTTTCTGAGCAACAAAACAGAATGCAAAAGGCTCATGAGTGATTCATACCAAACATCAATTTGTAACGCCATCGCTGATGGGGTTACAAAATATATAGATGCAACAAACCCCAAACAATTATAA
- a CDS encoding M23 family metallopeptidase, whose translation MSKFSDYLQVISQVNDLASGLGNDQSVQWLFHCGMLFSTKDKWWGDFKFRHAVHEGIDITYFRTDPDNLQVFDDSIKVPAMDNGIIVNICDDFLGQTLVIEHENSFVFNRRILFVYAHIIPEKRLKIGQTIEKSEVIAKVCNTCKNPQLPPHLHFSCFEASRQVLPKHLNWNFFSGGRDVNLIHPVFL comes from the coding sequence ATGAGCAAGTTTTCAGACTATCTTCAAGTCATTTCCCAAGTCAATGATCTGGCCAGCGGCCTGGGAAACGACCAATCCGTTCAATGGCTTTTCCATTGCGGCATGCTCTTTTCCACCAAGGATAAATGGTGGGGGGATTTCAAATTCCGGCATGCCGTCCATGAAGGGATAGACATTACCTACTTCAGAACAGACCCGGATAATCTACAGGTCTTTGATGATTCCATAAAAGTTCCGGCAATGGATAACGGGATTATTGTAAATATCTGTGATGATTTTCTGGGTCAGACCCTTGTGATTGAACATGAGAATTCATTTGTTTTTAATCGACGAATCCTTTTTGTATATGCTCATATCATCCCTGAAAAAAGGTTAAAAATCGGTCAGACTATCGAAAAAAGTGAGGTTATTGCAAAGGTATGTAATACCTGTAAAAATCCGCAATTACCTCCACATCTGCATTTTTCCTGTTTTGAAGCATCGCGGCAGGTTTTGCCCAAGCATCTTAACTGGAACTTTTTTTCAGGAGGCCGTGACGTCAATTTGATTCACCCTGTTTTTCTTTAA
- a CDS encoding DUF1049 domain-containing protein, whose amino-acid sequence MKTIKYILWFIIIATLGILIYQNLEYFMTTVSLKFDLKVASWNWTIPELQNIAYFGICFLLGLIIAGIKGFAVKLRLKKQIKSKDADIALLNEQVHKLKADLGVFQHDPYIKKEMKEKTVVDPPENDNKKGDKSGTAD is encoded by the coding sequence ATGAAAACAATTAAATATATTTTGTGGTTTATTATCATAGCAACGCTTGGAATCTTGATTTATCAAAATTTAGAGTATTTCATGACAACTGTTTCCTTAAAATTTGATCTTAAAGTTGCTTCCTGGAACTGGACAATACCGGAACTTCAAAACATTGCCTACTTTGGAATTTGCTTTCTTCTGGGTCTTATAATTGCCGGCATCAAAGGGTTTGCTGTGAAACTTCGATTAAAAAAACAGATCAAATCAAAGGACGCTGATATTGCATTGCTTAACGAACAGGTACATAAACTGAAAGCCGATCTGGGCGTGTTTCAGCATGATCCGTATATCAAAAAAGAAATGAAAGAAAAAACAGTTGTCGATCCACCTGAAAATGACAACAAAAAAGGCGACAAATCCGGTACTGCGGATTGA
- the mutS gene encoding DNA mismatch repair protein MutS, with the protein MSKKKNTPMMEQYLSIKKSHQDAILFYRMGDFYEMFLEDAQKAASILEISLTSRNKNDTDPIPMCGVPFRAADNYIAKLIENGCKVAVCEQMEDASATKGLVKREVVRVITPGMILTEELLDKKSNNFLLALSKTRDVCGIAYLDISTGTFKTTQVESRQSKIPEQLIDEALKVDPKEILLPSNFKTDPVYKHIRQAFYGRQITYLDKTDFSLEEAKERLLDKFKTRSLEGFGAENLHASICAAGAILSYVQNTQMQDTKHIFQIIPYDLKNFLVIDDRSCKNLEILTNIQTLNKKGTLIHVLDRTVTAMGSRLIKNWVRYPLIDKNKIQQRLDCIEELTRAAHIHQLIINHLKSVYDLERLGGKISMGQGNARDLIALKNSLKKLPILFKELSLFQSPLLNGKNFEERETILSELNALAALIEKAIRDDATHVLNEGGLINDGYSPELDELLLISRDGKSWIAKAEATEKEKTKLSSLKIKYNRVFGYFIEVSKAQAVSVPDHYIRKQTLVNAERYITDEMKQVESTILNAQDKRNAMEYKIFCTIRDKIVSKATLILKTADFIATVDVLQGLALVASENSYTKPFINEKNLICIEDGRHPVVEKLIKGERYVPNSIEIDDIENQTLLITGPNMAGKSTVLRQVALTILMAQMGSFVPAQKASVCIVDRIFTRVGALDNLSSGQSTFMVEMEETANIINNATNNSLVILDEIGRGTSTYDGMSIAWAVAEYLHDLNNKGVKTLFATHYHELIKLEQIKPRIKNFNIAVKEFNDNIVFLRRLVQGGTNKSYGIQVAKLAGVPDIVINNAKQILSGIEKKNETDALKQPPKETKTKGKKKNKKDDDQLDLFGNNEQSIKKMLEKIDISSITPLEAINLLNDLKQKASN; encoded by the coding sequence ATGAGCAAAAAAAAAAACACTCCCATGATGGAGCAATACCTGTCCATCAAAAAATCTCATCAAGATGCCATATTATTTTACCGGATGGGGGATTTTTATGAAATGTTCCTTGAAGATGCACAAAAGGCGGCATCTATTCTGGAAATTTCCTTAACCTCCAGAAACAAAAATGATACCGATCCTATTCCCATGTGCGGGGTTCCATTTCGGGCTGCTGACAATTATATTGCCAAACTCATTGAAAACGGCTGCAAAGTTGCCGTGTGTGAGCAAATGGAAGATGCTTCTGCAACCAAAGGACTTGTGAAAAGAGAAGTTGTCAGGGTCATTACTCCGGGCATGATTTTAACTGAAGAATTACTGGATAAAAAATCCAATAACTTTCTTTTAGCCCTGTCAAAGACAAGGGATGTTTGCGGTATTGCGTATCTTGACATATCAACCGGAACCTTTAAAACCACCCAGGTTGAAAGCCGGCAGTCAAAAATACCGGAACAATTGATTGACGAGGCATTAAAAGTTGATCCCAAAGAAATACTTCTGCCCTCCAATTTTAAAACAGACCCTGTGTATAAACATATACGGCAGGCATTTTACGGAAGACAAATCACTTATCTTGATAAAACTGATTTTTCGCTTGAAGAAGCAAAAGAAAGGCTTTTAGACAAATTTAAAACCCGGAGTCTTGAAGGGTTTGGTGCGGAAAATCTTCATGCATCCATTTGTGCTGCCGGCGCTATTTTATCCTATGTCCAGAACACCCAGATGCAGGATACAAAACACATCTTTCAAATCATCCCATATGACCTGAAAAATTTTCTGGTGATTGATGACCGGTCCTGTAAAAATCTTGAAATCCTTACAAATATACAAACATTGAATAAAAAAGGCACATTGATCCATGTGCTTGACCGGACGGTTACTGCCATGGGCTCACGCCTGATCAAGAACTGGGTCAGATATCCGCTGATTGATAAAAACAAGATCCAACAGCGCCTGGATTGTATTGAAGAACTCACCCGGGCTGCCCATATTCATCAATTGATCATCAATCACCTGAAATCAGTTTATGACCTTGAGCGTCTTGGCGGCAAAATTTCAATGGGCCAGGGCAATGCCAGGGATTTGATTGCCCTGAAAAATTCGCTAAAAAAGCTTCCCATTCTTTTTAAGGAACTGTCCCTGTTTCAAAGCCCTTTGCTCAATGGAAAAAATTTTGAAGAAAGGGAAACAATTTTATCTGAACTTAATGCCCTTGCGGCTTTGATAGAAAAAGCCATCCGTGATGATGCCACTCATGTGCTGAATGAAGGCGGATTAATCAATGATGGATACAGCCCTGAACTGGATGAACTTCTGCTGATTTCAAGGGATGGAAAATCCTGGATTGCAAAAGCCGAGGCCACGGAAAAAGAAAAAACAAAACTGAGTTCACTTAAAATCAAATACAATAGAGTATTTGGTTATTTTATAGAAGTGTCAAAAGCCCAGGCTGTTTCAGTTCCGGATCATTATATCCGAAAACAGACCCTGGTCAATGCGGAACGATATATCACAGATGAAATGAAGCAGGTTGAATCCACCATCCTGAATGCCCAGGATAAGCGCAACGCAATGGAATACAAAATTTTTTGCACTATCAGGGACAAAATTGTTTCAAAGGCGACCCTTATCCTGAAAACAGCCGATTTTATTGCAACCGTTGACGTACTCCAGGGGCTTGCTCTGGTGGCATCGGAAAACTCATATACCAAGCCTTTCATCAATGAAAAAAACCTTATTTGTATTGAAGACGGGCGGCATCCGGTAGTTGAAAAACTGATAAAAGGGGAGCGGTATGTTCCCAATTCCATTGAAATAGATGATATTGAAAACCAGACCCTGCTAATCACCGGCCCCAATATGGCGGGAAAATCCACTGTATTACGACAGGTTGCCCTGACAATTTTAATGGCACAAATGGGATCATTTGTGCCTGCCCAGAAAGCATCTGTATGCATTGTGGACAGGATATTTACGCGGGTCGGGGCTCTGGACAATCTGTCTTCCGGTCAAAGTACATTTATGGTGGAAATGGAAGAAACCGCCAATATTATCAATAACGCCACGAACAACAGCCTTGTCATTCTGGATGAAATAGGAAGGGGCACCAGTACCTATGACGGAATGAGTATTGCCTGGGCCGTTGCAGAATATCTCCATGACCTGAACAATAAAGGCGTAAAAACCCTGTTTGCAACCCACTACCATGAATTGATAAAATTAGAACAGATCAAACCCAGAATAAAAAATTTTAATATCGCAGTCAAAGAATTCAATGACAATATTGTGTTTTTACGACGGCTTGTTCAAGGCGGGACTAATAAAAGCTATGGCATCCAGGTGGCAAAGCTTGCCGGTGTGCCTGACATTGTGATCAATAATGCAAAACAGATATTATCAGGTATTGAGAAAAAAAATGAAACAGATGCCCTCAAACAGCCTCCCAAAGAGACAAAAACAAAGGGTAAAAAGAAAAACAAAAAAGATGACGATCAATTGGACTTATTTGGCAACAATGAACAATCCATCAAAAAAATGTTGGAAAAGATTGATATTTCAAGTATTACTCCCCTTGAAGCAATTAACTTGTTAAACGATCTAAAACAGAAAGCATCAAATTAA
- a CDS encoding CooT family nickel-binding protein, whose amino-acid sequence MCESNVYLKKDNNEELIMENVAAISPIGEDTFILKGLLGESMEVKAIIEDINLMGHKIILKAL is encoded by the coding sequence ATGTGTGAATCCAATGTATACTTAAAAAAAGACAATAACGAAGAATTGATTATGGAAAATGTTGCAGCCATCTCTCCGATTGGTGAAGACACATTTATTTTAAAAGGACTTTTGGGAGAAAGCATGGAGGTCAAGGCTATTATTGAAGATATTAATCTCATGGGACATAAAATCATCCTGAAAGCCCTGTAA